The proteins below come from a single Rosa rugosa chromosome 2, drRosRugo1.1, whole genome shotgun sequence genomic window:
- the LOC133734411 gene encoding uncharacterized protein LOC133734411, whose product MTDQPQNPKPRKVQKKVNSYFLKNDVVMGDIPSSVVEEPSCSVRVESHEIDVNHIERDPGKRPAISSYPINERDEVRRKYKLYVPYQPKLEEYPTHLCGDQDRRFNGMWFEKYHWLEYSDENDKAFCFPCFLFDSDPSRHSLFTSYGFDNWRRIGGVQCCFKKHVGKTGSPHHKSMQDMLGLKHVCRHIDKVMNPQPPELIQQNRLRLKATIEAVRLLAKQALAFRGDDESAESSNRGNVVEIVDSYGRMNEEVAKVTLENAPRNATYTSPKIQKEILSILANRVRRKIREEVGEAKFCLLVDEALDESKKEQMAIILRFVDSHGFVRERFFHVVSVSDTCAATLKSKIDNVLTEYNLQVENLRGQGYDGASNMRGEWNGLQALFLQKCPYAYYVHCFAHRLQLALNAAAKDVGVVYLFFQMLTSIINVVDSSAKRVSELKSIQQVEVVEQIAAGELETGKGANQTCNLQRAGATRWSSRYYSIKNLMKLYNSTSSVLKNMIDNGLNGKIRGEALGASKALRSFDFVFCLLLLDKTMGITNALCKSLQEQSQEIINAMNLVSSTKGRLQKLRENGWVDFFASVVSFCDAHTIDAPDFSARHMEGTGRLSQQQNCITIEHYYRVEIFNAVIDFQLMELNSRFN is encoded by the coding sequence atGACAGATCAACCTCAAAATCCTAAGCCACGAAAAGTTCAGAAGAAAGTAAATtcatattttctgaaaaatgatGTTGTTATGGGTGATATTCCAAGTTCGGTTGTGGAAGAACCTTCTTGTTCTGTACGAGTTGAGTCTCATGAAATTGATGTTAATCACATTGAACGTGATCCGGGAAAACGCCCTGCAATCTCGTCATATCCTATTAATGAGCGTGATGAAGTTCGAAGAAAATATAAACTTTATGTTCCTTATCAACCAAAATTAGAAGAGTATCCAACTCATCTTTGTGGAGATCAAGATCGCAGATTCAATGGGATGTggtttgaaaaatatcattgGCTTGAGTACTCTGATGAGAATGATAAGGCATTTTGTTTTCCATGCTTTCTTTTTGATAGCGATCCTTCGAGGCATTCTTTGTTCACTTCTTATGGGTTTGACAATTGGAGAAGGATCGGTGGTGTTCAATGTTGCTTTAAAAAACATGTAGGGAAGACTGGCTCCCCACATCACAAGTCTATGCAAGATATGTTGGGCTTAAAACATGTGTGTAGACATATTGATAAAGTCATGAATCCACAACCGCCAGAATTGATACAGCAAAATCGGTTGCGGCTCAAGGCTACTATAGAGGCTGTAAGATTGTTAGCAAAGCAAGCACTTGCATTTAGAGGTGATGATGAATCTGCTGAGTCATCTAATCGTGGAAATGTTGTTGAGATAGTGGATTCCTATGGGAGAATGAATGAGGAAGTTGCAAAAGTCACCTTAGAAAATGCCCCTCGAAATGCTACTTATACTTCACCAAAGATTCAAAAAGAAATTCTGAGTATTCTTGCCAATAGAGTTAGAAGAAAAATTCGTGAAGAGGTTGGGGAGGCTAAGTTTTGTCTGCTTGTTGATGAAGCACTTGATGAATCAAAGAAGGAACAAATGGCAATTATCTTGAGATTTGTTGATTCTCATGGGTTTGTTCGTGAACGATTCTTCCATGTTGTAAGTGTTAGCGATACTTGTGCTGCAACTCTTAAGAGTAAGATAGACAATGTTCTTACTGAATACAATCTTCAAGTTGAAAATTTGCGTGGTCAAGGATATGATGGTGCTAGCAACATGCGTGGTGAGTGGAATGGGTTGCAAGCACTATTTTTGCAAAAGTGTCCATATGCATACTATGTACATTGTTTTGCTCATCGCCTACAACTAGCTTTAAATGCTGCAGCTAAAGATGTGGGTGTTGTCTATTTATTCTTTCAAATGCTGACTAGTATCATTAATGTTGTTGACTCATCTGCTAAGCGTGTTTCTGAGTTAAAATCTATTCAACAAGTTGAAGTTGTGGAACAAATTGCTGCTGGGGAACTTGAAACTGGAAAAGGAGCTAATCAGACATGCAATTTACAAAGAGCTGGAGCTACAAGGTGGAGTTCAAGGTATTATTCTATCAAGAACTTGATGAAATTGTATAACTCAACTAGTTCAGTTTTGAAAAACATGATAGATAATGGACTCAATGGAAAAATACGTGGAGAGGCTTTAGGTGCTTCTAAAGCTCTAAGATCATTTGACTTTGTGTTTTGCTTATTGTTGTTGGACAAAACTATGGGAATCACAAATGCTCTTTGTAAGTCATTGCAAGAACAGTCTCAAGAGATCATAAATGCTATGAATCTAGTTTCTAGTACGAAGGGTCGTCTTCAAAAGTTGAGAGAAAATGGTTGGGTTGATTTCTTTGCTAGTGTTGTATCGTTTTGTGACGCACATACAATTGATGCTCCAGATTTTAGTGCTCGCCATATGGAAGGTACGGGTCGTCTTTCTCAACAACAAAATTGTATCACTATTGAGCATTATTATCGTGTTGAAATATTCAATGCTGTAATTGATTTTCAATTGATGGAACTAAACAGTAGATTCAATTAG